A region of Candidatus Paceibacterota bacterium DNA encodes the following proteins:
- a CDS encoding ribosome-binding factor A: MSQRSEQVALQVKDAAADFFNLESNRLSLITVTSADISKDFRNATVYFTVYPSDQEEQALHFARRRRSDFKSYLKSHLSLKRIPFVEFKIDEGEKHRQHIEELSQDF, encoded by the coding sequence ATGTCGCAAAGAAGTGAGCAAGTCGCGCTTCAAGTCAAAGATGCTGCTGCTGACTTCTTTAATCTTGAATCAAATCGACTGTCGCTTATCACAGTGACGTCAGCGGACATTTCGAAGGACTTTCGTAATGCAACGGTGTACTTTACCGTCTACCCAAGCGACCAAGAAGAGCAAGCGCTCCATTTTGCTCGAAGACGACGGAGCGACTTTAAATCATACTTGAAGTCGCACCTCTCCCTTAAGAGGATTCCTTTTGTTGAATTCAAGATTGATGAAGGAGAAAAACATCGACAACACATAGAAGAACTCTCTCAGGACTTCTAA
- a CDS encoding methyltransferase domain-containing protein, whose product MRFADPTANIEQFRLDPGMSVAELGAGIGAYSIAAARVVGRRGVVYAVDIQQDLLARIAHTADREGLENVEVVWGDIEAVGGSKLLDESIDAIIVSNVLFLTEDKDGVAREAVRILKKNGKVLVVDWKDSFGGLGPKRDSIITASETKELFARHGLTVEREIQAGAHHYGIIFRQKR is encoded by the coding sequence ATGCGTTTTGCTGATCCAACGGCCAACATTGAACAATTTCGACTTGACCCGGGAATGTCTGTCGCAGAACTCGGTGCGGGTATTGGTGCCTATTCTATCGCTGCCGCACGCGTCGTCGGTCGTCGGGGTGTAGTCTATGCAGTTGATATACAACAAGATCTTCTTGCGCGCATCGCACACACCGCTGATCGAGAGGGTCTTGAGAATGTCGAAGTGGTCTGGGGGGATATCGAAGCAGTTGGGGGTAGCAAACTCCTCGACGAGTCGATAGATGCTATTATAGTATCAAACGTGCTTTTCCTTACAGAAGACAAAGACGGTGTCGCGAGAGAAGCGGTGCGCATCTTAAAGAAGAACGGGAAGGTGCTCGTTGTTGATTGGAAAGATTCGTTTGGTGGTCTCGGACCAAAGAGAGACTCTATCATCACTGCAAGTGAGACAAAAGAGCTCTTTGCCCGACATGGTCTTACGGTAGAGCGGGAGATTCAGGCGGGCGCACATCATTACGGCATTATTTTTAGACAAAAAAGATGA
- the infB gene encoding translation initiation factor IF-2 yields the protein MKKEAKNVRKRAPVIVVMGHVDHGKSALLDYIRKTNVVAGEAGGITQHISAYEVAHTDQEGELRMITFLDTPGHESFSKMRSRGSKVADIAILVVSAEEGAKTQTMEAFEAIKKSGVPCIVAINKIDKPEANVERTKANLLEAGIYLEGMGGDIPFVPISAKSGEGVDDLLDMMLLVADLADLSGNPDTLATGVVIEAYRDTQKGILATLLIKDGALQKGMFVRAGGSVAPVRILEDFTGKSITAAQFSSPVRIIGFDSVPSAGELFATYTNKKDAERDALAHREEVSQADVMAPITAEGDETLTIPVILRADVLGSIEAIEHEIAKIQHDRVHIRVIQKNVGSISEGDIKTAQGDPNTLVIGFNVSADPAARDLATRSAIEVYTFDIIYKLAEWLEEEVKQRAPKIDVEELTGRATLLKVFSKTKDKQVVGGRAEEGVLKVGNTVQIIRRDNRVGTGKITNLQQQKAETKEVAAGTEFGAQIESRVELAPHDRIESFVIVKK from the coding sequence ATGAAAAAAGAAGCAAAAAACGTAAGAAAACGGGCCCCGGTGATCGTGGTTATGGGTCATGTCGATCATGGTAAATCGGCGCTTCTTGACTACATCCGCAAAACAAACGTAGTCGCCGGAGAGGCAGGTGGTATTACACAACATATCTCCGCTTATGAGGTCGCACACACCGATCAAGAGGGCGAGCTGCGCATGATCACTTTCCTCGATACCCCGGGGCATGAATCCTTCTCAAAGATGCGCTCGCGAGGGAGTAAAGTTGCTGATATCGCGATTCTAGTCGTCTCCGCTGAAGAAGGTGCAAAGACTCAGACCATGGAGGCGTTTGAGGCGATCAAGAAAAGCGGGGTCCCCTGCATTGTCGCTATCAACAAGATCGATAAGCCTGAAGCAAACGTTGAGCGCACAAAAGCGAATCTGCTTGAAGCGGGCATCTACCTTGAAGGCATGGGAGGCGATATCCCTTTTGTTCCGATTTCAGCGAAAAGCGGTGAGGGAGTGGACGATCTTCTCGATATGATGCTTCTGGTTGCCGACCTTGCTGATCTTTCAGGTAACCCCGACACACTCGCAACCGGAGTGGTGATTGAGGCGTATCGCGATACCCAAAAAGGCATCCTTGCCACTCTCCTTATAAAAGACGGCGCGCTCCAGAAAGGTATGTTCGTGCGAGCTGGTGGAAGTGTCGCGCCAGTACGCATCCTTGAAGACTTCACCGGCAAAAGTATTACTGCGGCACAATTTTCAAGTCCGGTACGTATCATCGGCTTCGACTCGGTGCCGTCGGCAGGAGAACTGTTTGCAACATATACAAATAAGAAGGATGCCGAGCGTGACGCGCTCGCACATCGAGAGGAGGTCTCGCAAGCAGATGTTATGGCGCCAATAACTGCCGAGGGCGACGAGACGTTGACTATCCCCGTGATTCTACGCGCTGACGTTCTTGGTTCTATTGAGGCGATTGAGCACGAAATCGCGAAGATACAGCATGACCGAGTGCATATCCGCGTCATCCAAAAGAATGTCGGATCAATTTCTGAGGGAGATATTAAGACAGCACAAGGCGACCCAAATACCCTCGTAATCGGGTTTAACGTAAGTGCCGACCCGGCGGCACGCGACCTTGCGACACGTAGCGCAATTGAAGTGTATACCTTTGATATTATCTACAAACTCGCCGAATGGCTTGAAGAAGAAGTGAAGCAACGCGCGCCCAAAATAGATGTCGAAGAGCTTACCGGTCGCGCAACACTTCTTAAGGTGTTTAGTAAAACAAAAGACAAACAAGTCGTTGGTGGGCGCGCTGAAGAGGGTGTTCTCAAGGTTGGCAACACAGTCCAGATAATCCGACGCGACAATCGAGTCGGTACCGGCAAGATCACCAACCTTCAACAACAAAAAGCGGAAACAAAGGAGGTTGCCGCTGGTACCGAATTTGGTGCACAGATTGAATCACGGGTCGAACTCGCACCACACGACAGGATTGAAAGCTTTGTTATCGTTAAGAAATAA
- a CDS encoding extracellular solute-binding protein, with protein MKKLSTFQIVVTAGFIIFTILGVLLFAGVGGFGGREDKVGPVVVWGTYDEKIMKDVLRELSYDDNRFDEVSYVEKDARTFDTQLVEALAAGSGPDLFFLQQDTIVRHKDKIYPIPYSVVSERAFRDSFIEEGELFLGQQGIYAMPFMVDPMVLYWNRDHYARAGIARPPRYWDELLGYAGDGVLTLRGESGAILQSAFAIGGYRNITHAKELLSLLMLQAGTPIVDDQAVEPTAQLRSYSVEGVTPAENALRFYTDFANPSKSIYTWNSALPEAQKAFVSGILSNYAGFAGELSSIRKQNPNLNFDVALIPQVRESGRTTTFGKMTALAVPKGAQNLGGGIAIALALSEDVSLQKVVDMTGFAPVSRALLATRPTDPFKAVLWDAALQSGAWLDPSAEATEGVFQRMIESVVSGRLRISEAVDTAHRELENLLQ; from the coding sequence ATGAAAAAACTAAGCACGTTTCAGATAGTCGTTACCGCGGGATTTATTATATTTACTATTCTTGGCGTGCTGCTTTTCGCGGGAGTTGGTGGTTTTGGTGGAAGAGAGGACAAGGTTGGTCCGGTAGTTGTTTGGGGGACATACGATGAGAAGATTATGAAAGACGTTCTCCGCGAGCTTTCATATGACGACAATCGTTTTGATGAAGTGTCCTACGTCGAGAAAGATGCGCGTACATTTGATACCCAATTGGTTGAAGCGCTTGCAGCGGGGAGCGGTCCCGACCTCTTCTTCTTGCAGCAGGATACAATAGTACGCCACAAGGATAAGATATACCCAATTCCATACTCAGTGGTGTCTGAACGAGCGTTTAGGGATTCTTTTATAGAGGAAGGCGAATTGTTTCTTGGTCAACAAGGAATCTACGCAATGCCATTCATGGTTGATCCTATGGTGCTCTACTGGAATCGCGACCACTACGCACGCGCAGGCATCGCCCGACCGCCGCGCTATTGGGATGAGCTTCTCGGGTACGCTGGTGACGGCGTGCTGACTCTGCGTGGGGAGAGTGGCGCGATCCTTCAGAGTGCTTTTGCTATTGGTGGGTACCGTAATATCACTCACGCGAAGGAATTGCTTTCTCTTCTTATGCTTCAGGCGGGGACACCAATAGTCGATGATCAAGCAGTTGAACCGACGGCGCAGTTGCGCTCGTATTCTGTTGAGGGAGTCACGCCCGCCGAGAACGCCCTGCGTTTCTACACGGATTTCGCAAACCCATCAAAGTCTATCTACACTTGGAATAGTGCGCTTCCTGAAGCGCAAAAGGCATTTGTCTCCGGCATTCTCTCAAATTATGCTGGATTCGCGGGTGAACTCTCATCAATACGGAAACAAAACCCCAATCTCAACTTCGATGTTGCGCTCATACCACAGGTGCGTGAGAGTGGTCGGACCACTACCTTTGGAAAGATGACTGCTCTTGCGGTTCCGAAGGGTGCGCAAAACCTAGGCGGTGGTATCGCTATTGCGCTCGCGCTCTCCGAAGACGTGTCGCTTCAGAAGGTTGTCGATATGACTGGGTTCGCACCGGTATCTCGAGCGCTCCTTGCAACACGCCCAACAGACCCCTTCAAAGCGGTATTGTGGGACGCAGCACTTCAGTCAGGTGCGTGGCTTGACCCAAGTGCCGAAGCAACCGAAGGGGTATTTCAGCGTATGATCGAGTCGGTCGTCTCCGGTCGTCTCCGGATCAGTGAAGCGGTGGATACTGCACATCGCGAGCTTGAGAATCTGTTACAATAA
- a CDS encoding DUF4446 family protein, giving the protein MILPFFETHADVLIYALGTLLVFLLVWNIRLEIKVRRLLMGKDARSLEDTIKNIRDGHSRLSLFQNEVEQYLQSVEVRLRRSVQGVGTIRFNPFKGVGTGGNQSFSTAFLNEDGDGVVISTLYARDRMSFFSKPIEKFASPHELSDEEKEAIQRAKLAMKNREA; this is encoded by the coding sequence ATGATTCTCCCCTTCTTTGAAACACACGCAGACGTTCTTATCTATGCACTTGGCACTCTGTTGGTATTCCTTTTGGTCTGGAACATTCGGTTGGAGATAAAGGTGCGTCGCTTACTCATGGGTAAAGACGCACGCAGTCTTGAGGATACAATAAAAAACATTAGAGACGGGCACAGCAGACTTTCTCTGTTTCAAAATGAGGTTGAGCAATACCTACAAAGCGTAGAAGTGCGTCTCCGAAGAAGTGTACAAGGGGTAGGCACCATCAGGTTCAACCCCTTTAAGGGAGTCGGTACGGGCGGCAACCAGAGTTTTTCAACTGCCTTCCTCAATGAAGATGGCGATGGTGTGGTTATCTCGACACTCTACGCCCGAGATCGTATGAGTTTCTTCTCAAAACCAATCGAGAAGTTTGCCTCTCCTCACGAACTCAGCGATGAAGAGAAAGAAGCGATTCAGAGAGCAAAGCTTGCAATGAAGAACAGAGAGGCGTAG